Below is a window of Cytobacillus firmus DNA.
TGCTCATAGCCCAAAGCTGGGTCTTGAATCCATCTGGATATCCTGCTTCTGCCAATAGTTTTTTCGCTTCTTCCACATTGAATTTGTAGTCCTCAATGCTGTCATTGTAGCCCCAAAGCACAGATGGGAATGGGTTTTTCGCCACTTCGGCATAGCCGTTATAAAACGCATCCACAATGGCCTGTTTATCAATGGCCATATTGACAGCCTGGCGGACTTTAACGTCATCGAAAGGCGCCATTTGAGTATTAAGAACCATATAGCCGATGTTAAAACTTGGGCGCTTGACAAGACTTAAGTTTGAATCAGCTTCAATGGTCGTGGCATCATCCGGATTCAGCCCATCAATGATATCAACTTCACCCGCTTGAAGTGCCGTAAGACGTGAGGAATTCTCCGGAATGACGCGGAAAATCAGTTCATCCAGATATGGACCTTCTCCTGCATAATTTTCATTTTTCTTTAGGACGATTTTGTCATTGGTTTTCCAGCTGACAAATTCGAACGGGCCTGTTCCCACTGGATGTTGATAGAATTTGTCACCATGCTTTTCGATCGCCGCAGGACTTGCGATTCCAAACATAGGAATAGCCAAATAGCTGATAAATGGAGCTGTCTTTTCCGTTAATTTAAACTCTACTGTTGATTCATCAACTGCTTTTACATACTCGATCTTATGGTTCGGGTCTCCTTTAAAGCCCCCGTACAAGAATGGGTAGTATGGAAAATCCCCTTTGTGGTAGGGGTTTTCAGGATCCATCCACCGATCGAAGTTGAACACGACCGCTTCCGCATTAAAATCGGTTCCATCCTGGAACTTGATGCCCTTTTTCAGTGAAATTGTCCATGTCAGTCCATCGTCAGAGACTTTGTGAGATTCCGCTAATCCCGGCTGGACTTCAAGATTTTCGTCATATACAAACAATGTTTCAAAAATATTGCTTGTTACACGGATAGATTCACCATCCGTTACATTGATGGGATCCAGCCCAATCGCATCAGCACCGCGGGCATAAATTAGTGAACCGCCCTCTTTTGGATCGCCGCTGCTGCCTCCGGATGCTTTTTCACCGCTGCCGGAACATGCTGAAAGCAGTAATGAAAGAATCAGTAAAATGCTTAAAACCAGTGAAGACTTGCCTTTCATTGTTTTTCCCCCTTGTGATTTTTATGTAGATGAAAGTAAGATAAAGTCTTATTTTTAGACTTTTCATACTTTTTAATAAAAATTAGTATATATTAGATTATCGAAATATTCTACTATATTTTTAGAGTCGAAATACTTATTTTTGAAAGCTTGTTTTACCAGCTTCTTTACTATTAAGGTTGTAAGCGATTACATTAATTTCGTGACTTTCTAATAATTTTCTTGATAGAAACAAAGGCGGAAGCGCCTGATCAGCTCCGATAGGCATAACGAATCACGCAGGAAATCTCGATTTCTGGAGTGATTTGGCTTATGACTGGGCGCTGAAGCTGAATGCAGAAAATCTTTCATCAAAGTGATTCACATCGTTATAAATTCCTAAACAGAAAAAAACTGACCCAGTCAGTCTGAGCCAGTCATTCTATCATTTATGAAAATCCACATTCATTTTTTCTTCACCAAACACCACTGATGTCTGGCTGGGTTTCGTTTCAGCAATTATTTTTCCATTTCTTATTGAATACCTGACAGCCGCCTGCCTCCTGATTGCTTCATACTCATTTTCCGCATCAAGAATAATCAGGTTGGCCGGCTTTCCTTCTTCAATTCCATATTTCTCATCAATGTTTAAAGTTTTAGCACTGTTAGTTGTTATCAGGTCAAACGAGTTAACAATTTGCTCATACCCCATCAGCTGTGACACATGGATGCCCATATGTAGCACCTGCAGCATATTGCCGGTGCCAAGCGGATACCATGGATCGAAGATGTCGTCATGGCCGAAGCTAACATTCAGCCCTGCTTCAAGCAGCTCTTTTACTCTTGTAATTCCCCTGCGTTTCGGATACGTATCAAAGCGTCCCTGCAGATGGATGTTTACGAGCGGGTTTGCGACAAAGTTAATGTTTGATAGCTTTAACAGTCTGAACAGCTTGTAGGTATAAGCATCATTGTAAGATCCCATTGCCGTTGTATGGCTGGCTGTTACCCGGCTGCCCAATCCGCGTTCATAGGCTTCCGCTGCCACCACTTCCACAAAGCGCGACTGTTCATCATCGATTTCATCGCAGTGGATATCGACAAGGCGGTCATATTTTTCTGCAAGATCAAAGGCCGTTTTCATTGAAGCCACGCCGTACTCCCTTGTGAACTCGAAATGAGGAATGCCTCCTACCACATCAGCGCCCATTTTCAGCGCTTCCTCCATGAGTTCAGCGCCGCTTGGATACGAATTTATTCCCTCCTGCGGGAAAGCTACCAGCTGGAGGTCCACATAGTCAGCCATTTCTTCTTTTACTTCCAGCAGGGCTTTTAAAGCAGTCAGACTGGGGTCTGTTACATCCACATGTGTACGGACATGCTGGATTCCCTGTGCAATTTGCCATTTGAGTGCCGTTTTCGCCCTTGTTTTCACATCTTCATGTGTCAGGGTTTCTTTTCTTTGTGCCCATCTTTGAATGCCTTCGAATAATGTTCCGCTCTGGTTCCATTCCGGTTCTCCTGCTGTCAGGGTTGTATCCAGGTGAATATGGGGTTCGATGAAGGGTTCCGAAACCAGGGATCCGGCAGCGTCCAGAATTTCCTGGCCGGCATCCGCTTCCCCTTGTGTCAGGCTGTGAATCTTTCCATCTTGTATCGTTATATTCCATAAGCCTTCCCGGCCTCTCAGTTTCGCGTTTTTAATAATCACTTCTTAGTTCCCCTTCCTGAACTGTATTTCTGCCTTGTAATGAAGCAGCCAACTTTGATGCCAGGACAAATGTGATTGCTGAACCTAACAGCGAGTTGACTGGCGGGATCCCCGGCACGAAATTTGCAGCGGCTACACCGGCTGCCCAGGCAAGAATCGCGATCCAGTTTACAGCCTTAAACTTCATATCTGCAAACTTCTTATATTCTCCGCGATTTACGATAAAGTAATCTGCCAGGATGATAGCTCCGATGGATGGCAGCGTCGATCCGAGAATCGTCAGGAACCCGACAAAGTTGTTGTACAGCCACATGGCCGCAATCGTTCCGACAATCCCGTTGAAGATGACAACCTTTCCTTTTCGGATTTTCAAAATGCTCGCAAATCCTAAGCCTGATGCATATAGAGCGTTATCGTTCGTTGTCCAGATGTTTAAACCAAGAACCAGAATCGCCGGGAAAATCAGCTTTTGGATGAACATGACTTCTGAAATATCCGATTGCCCTGTTGCGATTGCACCAATTGCACCGAACAGGAACATGATCGAGTTTCCGATGAAGAAGGCGATGACGGTTGATACTACCGCTGAACGCTTTGTATTTGAGAAACGTGCAAAGTCCGGAGTCAGCGTGCCCGCACTGATAAACGAGCCGACGCAAATTGTTAAAGCCGCAGCCAGACTAATGGCCTCTGTTGGCTGATATTGCATAAGCCCTTCCAGGCCGCCTGCTGTTTCTGTTGCTTTAAAAACGGAGAAGCTTCCCAGAACAGTGATTAAAGGTACTGCTATGAAGCTTAAGATTGCCAGTGCCTTCATACCAAAGAAGGCTGTGCCTGTCATCAGGAGACCTGCCACCGCAATCAGAAGATACGCATCAATTCCTGTTACCTTCTGAACCGGCAGCGCAAACATCGCTACTCCAACTCCGAACCAGCCCACCTGAGTGGCAGCCAGCAGGAAGGATGATAGATAGGATCCTTTTTCACCGAAAGCATAGCGGGTGAGCAGGTGCGTTGATAGGCCTGTCTTTGCCGCGATATAGGCAAGTGCCCCTGTGTAAGCACCTAAAATCAAGTTGCCTGCCAGAACGATTCCGATAAACTGAATGAACGTTAATCCTGTTCCAAGCGTTCCTCCTGACCACATGCTGGCCGAGAAGAAGGTCAGGCCGAGCATCACCACAAGCATTTTCCAAAAACCATTGCGATGACCTTGAGGTACCGCTTCTAACGAAAAATCCAAATCTACTTTTTTCATACCAATTCCTCCAATCGTTTTTTGAACTGGTACCGAAGGATCTTCGATAGTAAGTGGGTGGAAAAAGAAAAAGGCTTCTCGCCGTTTTCCGACAAGAAGCCTTTTTCCTGTATGAAGAACCCTTGGGCAGGATACACCTCACCCATTGGTCATCATACTTCCGCTGTCCTTGTCAGCCTCACGGGACTGAATTAAAGGTACCAGTATTTAATTGTCTATTATTATTTCAGAAAATACCAGCAGTGTCAAGGTGGTAAATTTTAGGATGCTGTGTAGCAGGTTGCGAACCCTGTTGTCACTGCCCGATATTCTGCGATCGAAAATAGCCCTTATTAGGCTATTTCAATATCCAGGCCCACGCTTCTTCAAGCTGATGGCCTTCAAAATATTCGACTGTAATTCCAGGCAGGTAGTTCGTGAGCTTTGATACAGTGCCAATCCAGTCTTTATCACTGACAACAGCGAATTTATTAAACTGCTTCCACCTTTTTATATCAAATTCCATTCCTTCCGTTGCTCCCTGGAAAGTTGTTCCGTCTACATCCGTCATAATGGCCAGGATATTGAATTTCTGGTCATCTTTAAAATTTTCTCTTACGTATTGATCCAGCTTTTCGGCATCTTCCTTTGTTGCATTGCCATTGAATGCGAGGGCGATGGTAGAGGGAGAGCGGGATTCTATGAATTGAAGCATAAAGGTTACCTCCAAGTGGTTTTATTGAGGTAATTTCCCGATTAAGCGGGCTGCGAAACTAGCTGTGGGGAGTTTTTTATTGGAAATGGAGTGTGCTATTTGCAGGTTTGGATTCTATTTGCAAGTTTAGCGCTACTATTTGCAGAATCAAATACTCTATTTGCAAGTTTGCGATTCTATTTGCAGAATGAAGAACCTATTTGCAAGTTGGCAATCCTATCTGCAGAATGAAAAACTCTATTTGCAAGTTTGCGATTCTATTTGCAGAATGAAGAACTCTATTTGCAAGTTTGCGATTCTATTTGCAGAATCAAATATTCTATTTGCAAGTTTGCGATTCTATTTGCAGAATCAAATACTCTATTTGCAAGTTTGCGATTCTATTTGCAGAATCAAATACTCTATTTGCAAGTTTGCGATTCTATTTGCAGAATGAAGAACCTATTTGCAAGTTGGCAATCCTATCTGCAGAATGAAAAACTCTATTTGCAAGTTTGCGATTCTATTTGCAGAATCAAATACTCTATTTGCAAGTTTGCGATTCTATTTGCAGAATGAAGAACCTATTTGCAAGTTTGCAATCCTATCTGCAGAATGAAAAACTCTATTTGCAAGTTTGCGATTCTATTCGCAGAATCAAATACTCTATTTGCAGCGTTCACAATTCGGTTCTTTTCCAACAAAAATAGAACCAGCAAAGCCGGTTCTATAAATTATTTCTTGCTGTAAAATCGATCCCGAACCTTTTTGAGGCGGGCATGATAGTTTAGGATATCGAGTCTTGCTTTCTCTGCTTCAGGTGCGATCGGCCGAAGCTTTTCAATTTCCCAATAGTCTATAATGACATCGAGAACCTGATCAAAGTATTCCAGCGGGCCGTAGTTGGCTTCTTTTGCAATGATAGCCATCCGGTTTTCAAAATCCGGCATGACAGCACCCGGCATTTTAAAGTTCATGATGACGTTCGCGAGGTAGTAGCAATAGTTAGGTTCTAATTGCAGGTGATGTTTTATAACGTCCCTGTAAAAAGTATAATGCAGGGTCTCATCCTTGGCCAAACGCCTCAGCAAGGTGGACAAATCCTTATCATGTGGACCCGCTACCTTCGCTACATTATAGTAGAACACCATGGTGGCCAGCTCCTGCATGGAGGTATAGACCATTGTTTCAAATGGGGTATGGAAATCAGGATTCCAGCCGTTTTCCACTGTCTGCTTATGCAGCTGGTGAAGCCTGCCCGGATGGACATTACGCGTGATTAAGAGATAGGTTTCAAGCAGATTGGAGTGCTGATCTTCTTCCGCTGTCCAGGTATGCACAAATTCCTTAATAACACTCAATGACCCTTTAAAGGTCTGGTCTAAATAAGAGGTGAACCATGGGAGATTCACTTCTGTCAGGAGAGCTGTCTCCACAGCCGTAATGACGGACTCCGGAAGCGTCACCTGGCTTTCATCCCATGGTACACGCCGGAAATCCTGCGCTTTATCCCAAGGAAGAAATTCGTGATAGCCCCAATCTATTTTTTCAGCCCGCTTTTTGTGCTCCTCATACAATTCCCTTACCTTCGGCTCCAAACGAAAATCGAGATGATTTGTTAACAAGTGTAGACCTCCATCGCTATTTTATAG
It encodes the following:
- a CDS encoding ABC transporter substrate-binding protein codes for the protein MKGKSSLVLSILLILSLLLSACSGSGEKASGGSSGDPKEGGSLIYARGADAIGLDPINVTDGESIRVTSNIFETLFVYDENLEVQPGLAESHKVSDDGLTWTISLKKGIKFQDGTDFNAEAVVFNFDRWMDPENPYHKGDFPYYPFLYGGFKGDPNHKIEYVKAVDESTVEFKLTEKTAPFISYLAIPMFGIASPAAIEKHGDKFYQHPVGTGPFEFVSWKTNDKIVLKKNENYAGEGPYLDELIFRVIPENSSRLTALQAGEVDIIDGLNPDDATTIEADSNLSLVKRPSFNIGYMVLNTQMAPFDDVKVRQAVNMAIDKQAIVDAFYNGYAEVAKNPFPSVLWGYNDSIEDYKFNVEEAKKLLAEAGYPDGFKTQLWAMSNPRPYMPQPMKVAEAIQSDLKKVGIEAEIVTYEWATYLQKSGNGEHPMGLYGWTGVMADPDNFLFPNLSATNTEKPASNRAFYENEEFTKLLQDARVTFDQDERAKLYQQAQEIFHKDAPWVTLAHTTPPIAMAAYVQGFTAHPMEDDDFTKVYLTN
- a CDS encoding cytosine deaminase translates to MIIKNAKLRGREGLWNITIQDGKIHSLTQGEADAGQEILDAAGSLVSEPFIEPHIHLDTTLTAGEPEWNQSGTLFEGIQRWAQRKETLTHEDVKTRAKTALKWQIAQGIQHVRTHVDVTDPSLTALKALLEVKEEMADYVDLQLVAFPQEGINSYPSGAELMEEALKMGADVVGGIPHFEFTREYGVASMKTAFDLAEKYDRLVDIHCDEIDDEQSRFVEVVAAEAYERGLGSRVTASHTTAMGSYNDAYTYKLFRLLKLSNINFVANPLVNIHLQGRFDTYPKRRGITRVKELLEAGLNVSFGHDDIFDPWYPLGTGNMLQVLHMGIHVSQLMGYEQIVNSFDLITTNSAKTLNIDEKYGIEEGKPANLIILDAENEYEAIRRQAAVRYSIRNGKIIAETKPSQTSVVFGEEKMNVDFHK
- the codB gene encoding cytosine permease; the protein is MKKVDLDFSLEAVPQGHRNGFWKMLVVMLGLTFFSASMWSGGTLGTGLTFIQFIGIVLAGNLILGAYTGALAYIAAKTGLSTHLLTRYAFGEKGSYLSSFLLAATQVGWFGVGVAMFALPVQKVTGIDAYLLIAVAGLLMTGTAFFGMKALAILSFIAVPLITVLGSFSVFKATETAGGLEGLMQYQPTEAISLAAALTICVGSFISAGTLTPDFARFSNTKRSAVVSTVIAFFIGNSIMFLFGAIGAIATGQSDISEVMFIQKLIFPAILVLGLNIWTTNDNALYASGLGFASILKIRKGKVVIFNGIVGTIAAMWLYNNFVGFLTILGSTLPSIGAIILADYFIVNRGEYKKFADMKFKAVNWIAILAWAAGVAAANFVPGIPPVNSLLGSAITFVLASKLAASLQGRNTVQEGELRSDY
- a CDS encoding STAS/SEC14 domain-containing protein gives rise to the protein MLQFIESRSPSTIALAFNGNATKEDAEKLDQYVRENFKDDQKFNILAIMTDVDGTTFQGATEGMEFDIKRWKQFNKFAVVSDKDWIGTVSKLTNYLPGITVEYFEGHQLEEAWAWILK
- a CDS encoding acyl-ACP desaturase; protein product: MLTNHLDFRLEPKVRELYEEHKKRAEKIDWGYHEFLPWDKAQDFRRVPWDESQVTLPESVITAVETALLTEVNLPWFTSYLDQTFKGSLSVIKEFVHTWTAEEDQHSNLLETYLLITRNVHPGRLHQLHKQTVENGWNPDFHTPFETMVYTSMQELATMVFYYNVAKVAGPHDKDLSTLLRRLAKDETLHYTFYRDVIKHHLQLEPNYCYYLANVIMNFKMPGAVMPDFENRMAIIAKEANYGPLEYFDQVLDVIIDYWEIEKLRPIAPEAEKARLDILNYHARLKKVRDRFYSKK